The Leptospira noumeaensis genome segment TAAAAATTTAGGAGAGTCTATTATGAAAAACGAATATATCTTAAGAACTTTGGTTTTATTTTTTTGTTTCTCATTTTATTCTTTTTGCGATGACCATCATTCGCATGCAGACCACCAACATGGAGAGGGGTCTATTTTGGCAGCAAGTGAGGGAGCCAAGGGAAGTCTCTTTGATTTGCCAGTCAGTTGGAAAATGGAGTCCGGCCAAACATTTTTACTCAATCAAATCCAAGGATCTCCTTTTGTGATTAGTATGTTTTATGCTTCTTGCCAATCTGTTTGTCCAAGACTTGTGGCCGATATGGAAGAGTTGGCTAAAAAAATAAAAGAAAAAACCGGAAAAGATCCACGAATGGTTCTCGTTAGTTTTGATTCCGAAAAAGACAACCCCAACATTCTAAACGAATATAAAAAGAAAATGAAACTAGGAGAAAACTGGTCTCTTCTTTCTGGTAAAGAAGAAGACGTGCGTATGTTGTCTGTAGTGCTTGGAATCAATTATAAAAAGATTTCCAATGGGGAGTTCAACCACTCAGCAGTTTATAGTTTGGTTTCAAAAGAAGGATGGGTTGTTTCTCGGGTGGAAGGAGTGGGTTCCAATACGGATTCACTCATAAACATGTATCAAAAGTTATAGATTTAAATTTACGAATTAGTTTTATATCGTTCGTTTAAGTT includes the following:
- a CDS encoding SCO family protein produces the protein MKNEYILRTLVLFFCFSFYSFCDDHHSHADHQHGEGSILAASEGAKGSLFDLPVSWKMESGQTFLLNQIQGSPFVISMFYASCQSVCPRLVADMEELAKKIKEKTGKDPRMVLVSFDSEKDNPNILNEYKKKMKLGENWSLLSGKEEDVRMLSVVLGINYKKISNGEFNHSAVYSLVSKEGWVVSRVEGVGSNTDSLINMYQKL